One Littorina saxatilis isolate snail1 linkage group LG10, US_GU_Lsax_2.0, whole genome shotgun sequence DNA window includes the following coding sequences:
- the LOC138979122 gene encoding 5-hydroxytryptamine receptor 6-like, producing MTKAPLVPGSPGQLTLTPGGVATGVTLSLLTLVTLVGNVLVFVAVLSDKKLRTVSNLFIVSLSAADLLVGTVVMVPATLSEVCQRWVLGEAFCPVWASFDVMLCSASVLNVCLISFDRYLSIMTPLRYNALMTARRAGVLLVLAWSIAVASSFVPITNGWHNPDHNSLQNLTTIGPIPQCVLRVSLPYALTASFVTIFLPIIIAFVLYCRVSEEAKRQSLFVRSLIAPSRVLLGQELTNNSIREPFTRKATVTLGVIVGAYVVTWTPFLVTNVIDAQCKCVPTKVFGAFVWLGYCNSLVNPIIYPLLMRDFRKVYMANLRACCPTLGFAFLRKSSKPGGVKDTPADSTYANSHSVLDKSLKNSLCENAHKTVNGAESRLEKQTIILPHSADGGVVLGGVGGGGGSKNGYTSSLKKDEFDV from the exons ATGACCAAAGCCCCTTTGGTCCCCGGCTCCCCCGGCCAATTGACTTTGACCCCCGGGGGCGTGGCCACGGGCGTGACCTTGAGCCTACTGACCTTGGTGACCTTGGTGGGGAATGTGCTGGTGTTCGTGGCCGTGCTTAGCGACAAGAAGCTCCGGACTGTGTCCAACCTGTTCATTGTGTCACTGTCCGCGGCGGACCTGTTGGTGGGGACGGTGGTGATGGTGCCTGCGACGTTGAGTGAGGTCTGCCAGCGCTGGGTGCTGGGGGAGGCCTTCTGCCCGGTGTGGGCCTCATTTGACGTCATGCTGTGCTCGGCCTCCGTGCTCAACGTCTGCCTCATCAGCTTTGACCGCTACCTGTCCATCATGACCCCGCTCAG ATACAACGCCCTGATGACAGCCAGGCGGGCAGGGGTCCTCCTCGTGCTGGCATGGTCCATCGCCGTTGCGTCTTCCTTCGTTCCCATCACCAACGGCTGGCACAACCCCGACCACAACTCGCTCCAGAACTTGACCACCATCGGCCCCATCCCTCAGTGCGTGCTACGCGTCAGCCTTCCCTACGCCCTCACAGCATCCTTCGTCACCATTTTCCTCCCCATCATCATCGCCTTCGTCCTCTACTGCAGGGTCTCCGAGGAGGCCAAGCGGCAATCTCTCTTCGTCAGGTCCTTGATCGCGCCGTCCAGGGTTCTGCTCGGCCAGGAGCTCACCAACAACAGCATCCGGGAACCCTTCACGCGCAAGGCGACCGTGACCTTGGGGGTGATTGTAGGAGCCTACGTGGTGACCTGGACCCCCTTCCTGGTCACTAACGTGATTGATGCTCAGTGCAAGTGCGTGCCGACCAAAGTCTTCGGAGCCTTCGTGTGGCTGGGGTACTGCAACTCCCTGGTCAACCCCATCATCTACCCGCTGCTCATGCGAGATTTCCGTAAAGTGTACATGGCCAACCTCAGGGCCTGCTGCCCTACGCTGGGTTTCGCGTTCCTGCGGAAATCCTCCAAGCCGGGCGGAGTGAAGGACACGCCTGCGGATTCGACATACGCCAACAGTCATAGCGTTCTGGACAAGAGTCTGAAGAACAGTCTGTGCGAGAATGCTCACAAGACTGTCAATGGCGCGGAGAGTAGACTGGAGAAGCAGACTATTATTCTGCCGCACAGTGCAGACGGAGGAGTAGTATTAGGAggagtaggaggaggaggaggaagtaAAAACGGTTATACCTCTTCTTTGAAAAAGGACGAGTTTGACGTATGA